Genomic segment of Eleutherodactylus coqui strain aEleCoq1 chromosome 1, aEleCoq1.hap1, whole genome shotgun sequence:
CTTCAGGGCCTCAGCACTTTCACAGGACCAGCTTCTCTGGTGGCGGCACACGCGAAGACGTTTTAGCGAGGGACCGGCCGTTACGGAGCACAGAGCCGGCGGCCAGGACGGAACAGGCAGCCGGGACGCACCCCACAGACCGTGGCTGGAGTGGAGGCCTTATCATTTGGCCGTCCAGCAGGCATGTGACAGAATCACCGCAGGATCCTGCACACCTATGGTGCAAACGGAGCTCCAGTGACACTCAAAGCTGCAGCGTCTGCTTTGCTTGTTGACTGCCCTGCAGCTTTAGCAGGCAAAAAGCATAGCACACCATGCTACACgccttgacccaatcgggagctaggggtgtgagagggtcGTTCCTCCTGTCACACCTCTagtttccggtggcatcaagctaTACTAATACCCTGTAAACCAAGTATTATACCATATTCTCCATAAAGTTTATCATTATCCTAAAAATTCTATATCGTGCCCTACATCTACACGGGATGCTGGAAAGGGGTTAATAACTGATTGTAATTTAGAAAGTTGTTAATAAAAAGGTTGCTGTAGTTTTTTTCTATGTTTATCTCAGATGGGTGAGAGGTTCACACGAGCAGACCTCTTATTGTCAGGTTTTTGGGAAAGAAATCGTTCCTTTATAAACTTCACAGAATGCCTCTCCTAATAATTTAGATGCATTCTATGACAGCAATTTTTTCAGCAACCCCTTTCAAATCTTGATGTAATTTTTGAAAGGCCTCAACATATTTCCTTATCTCTGTAGCCTCCTTTGTCTTGGTGTCATTCTCTAACTCCTGTATTCCCTTCACAAGAAAAACAGCGTCAATGAACATAAACAGTGCTGCAAAACCCACTGTAACAGCTGTAACTACCTTCACCCCCCGAGCTGCTAACTGTGCCCCGCTAGCTGCTACTGCTGACAACTTCTCCAGCTGCGCTAGTCTGCCAAGCTCTAATCCAACCAATGCAACTCTCCCCCCCGACCTGAGGGCATCAGCAATCTCTCCTGTGTTTTCCATAGCCTCTAGAGCCTTTATTAATGAATGCTGTTTTTTACAAACAGTTTCAAATGTTTTCAGCTTTCCATCTACTGTCTTCACAATGTCTTCTGCTTCGCTGCATTTCCTTTTCGTGTTTACAATATTTAAAATAGAAGCCGATGCCCCTGcgatacctccacctgcagcaacACCCACACCGATAGCAGTGACCATTAAGGATGTACCGAATGTGACGGGAGCCAGTGCCAGGCCAGCGAGGGTGGTGATGCCTCCAACAATTCCAAATGAACTTCCTGTGACACTGGCGATGGTGGCTCCTCTGTGTAAAATGTCCAAATCCTTCGCAAttgctaacaattttttattGCAATCTGATATAACGGTCAGCAAATCTTCCACAATGCTTCTTTGATATTCAGTGACTTCCTTTATCtataaaaagcagtttttaaaattattttaatttagttttctTACAAAAAAATACAGGACAAAAAGATGTTTATTAAAGCCTATTTTTCATTAATGTTTGTGAAAATGCTGACATAACAATTgcaattttattttcttgtgtttGAAAGAAAGGGTGCACGTACTATAAAGGCAAGCCATACAACTGCATTGGGGCCCTTGGAGAGATGGGACCCCAGCTCTAAACCCCTTTTGCTATGGGTAGCAGTTCTTCCAAAGAGGAACAGCATTGAAAGCAAACAAGAAGCTGGAGAATTGGCCTAAGGGTTACTTTAAAGGGCACGAAATGTAAAACAAACACCAGGCCCTCCTGTCCTAAGTGCCAAAATTGGACACCGTAATGAGGgtcatttatgtttttttctatgGTGCCCCATGTCTTCTATGTATGCCCTGTTTAGGAAGCAGATAATTCCAAGACAAACAGACTACTTTGACTTAGGAGAAATACTAAGATATAGATAAATCATTCTGCCGGTCATGTGGTTGTGGTTTATTTATCAGTAATCTGAACATGTAAAATGAATAGAAAAGTATTTGGACCTTTAATGGAGCCCCATTGAGCCTATGTTGTTATAAtaatggcatatatatatataggggggaAAGCTTTAATGCAAGATGTTatataacaataataatctttattggaAAACATCTGAATGGGTTTATGCATGTGATACTTGAAAGCTGCATTAAAAAAGCGGCATAACCTATCTGTTCTAGTTTTGCTTCAGACCCTTCCTATAACTTTCAGTGGGAAAAACACAgcaatgaaaaaaatgacattttcttagCTCTAGAGGGTGCAGAGCAGGCAGTTGCACTGAGGCCCTGTTGCTTGAGGAGCACAAAAGACTCCTCTACCCAAAAGGGAAAGAGACCAGTACTGCAAATGATGTACAATAATTGGAGGGCCCTGTAATACATTTTACATCAGGGCCCAGGAGCTGATAAAATATGTTTCTGAAACtgtatgaaaaaaatgcagttttattAATTTATATTCATGAATTGCTTTATTACTTGGAAATTTTACAGCTACAGCAAAATAAAGTTCAATTTgattatgataactttctgctaCAAATTATTTCAATCTAAAAATCTATTGTTTTCTTATTCTAATTCAAGAAATCTCAAAGTATAAGTAAACTGTAGCACAAAGTTTTTATAACGTGTTAAAAGTCATGCTAAATTCTGATACATCTGTATTAATCTATAACTAGTATTTGGATAATAAGATTTATATTGAAAGTATTCTATAATTCATCATTGGTGTTTCTCTATCTTCTGGCTCtagtgggagtggtattaggtgagacatgcttggccTCAGCTGTTGGTAATTTGTGAGGACTATTTAGCCCTGCCTGATGTTTAGCTCAAGTTCTGTTTAATTTCAGTCTTTCTCTAACCTTGGTTGAAGTCAAAGTTTGGAGCTGGATGTCCTGTTTGCGTGAGTCTTCTCAAAGCTAAGGAGAGTGGTTATTATCTTTTGCAACTTGTTTGTGGTAGTTTTTTCCTAAGCCACgtagggtcagctagtggcctatgtacgtggtcaggttcgcccATCTCAGGGCTGGTTACCTGCGTATAgacaggtcccttccctgggttAGCTTCGTTAGGGACAATATTTTTCTTGTTGCAGTTGTTcgtattgtttaccactgtttggtGTACACTTTGCTGAGTACTTCAGGTTACAGATCCACCGCGTCTGGTCTGGACACGACATGTATACTCTGTTTTTTGTCCATGAGAAAATTGATTTGTGGAGGAAGTTGGACAGTCTTTATACTCATACAGTATTTCTATATAAACaggaatgtttttatttttctctagttttacagcttaaccccttaatgacatggcctattttgggcttaaggatgcaacgatttttggcggattttcatctccatttttcaaaagccataatttttttatttttttgtcgacgcggccatataagggcttgttttttgcgtggcaaactgtagcttTTGATGAtgcaatttttgggtacatagactatatcgtaaaacttttattattttttttatgataacagggagagaaaacgcatcaattctgaaattctgcaatagatttttggtttttttcccacttttttgcaataaaaaccctttttttggaaatctttttttttctatatcacttCATTCAAAGTCctgaaagttttttatttttctatgtacggagctctatgagggcttattttttgcgagacgagctgtagtttttattggtaccattctggggaatatatggcttttttgatcacttttattgtattttttgggaggcaaaatgctaaaaatttgcattttgcctcattttttagcgttttgtttttacgctttttgccgtacaaaataaaaagtgttcaactttttgtacacgttgcTACAGtagtgtcaataccaaatatgtgccattttaattttttttaacgctaatattagaaaaagcacaaaaaaaggtttttttttaaatatttttttaacatttttcttttcttttttttttttacacaacttctgtccctctgagggacttacagcactgtactgatgatcgctgtgataaggcatgacaAGGCTACTGCCCTgctatgccttatcgcttatacagcgatcccaggcactggcaacacaggccaggctctctgcgattatatcgtgagagcccagcaacttcacagagggaacgcgctacttagatcgcggcagggaaggggttaacagcggggggggcgtatctccgatgcacccccgctgctgcagcgggaggccggctatcactgacagctggctcccgctgcaggatagcgcgagatcagtcgtGATCTTGCActattcctatgacgtaagggtatgtcattttgcgggaagtaccaccctgccatgacttACCCTTATGTTATAggccaggaaggggttaatacttctGGAAAGAATAAGTGAGATAAAACATATAACAGGCCTGGCAAGTCACATTCTGAGGAGCCTCAATCTCTGAAGCCTTTGCAAACCCTGATCCAACACTGAACTTTCTCCATACAAAAAGCATGTCATTAGGTTGTTAGGCCTGGCCACCCAAACTTTGTGCTTCAGGCTCCAAATATAGGGCCCTGAACCAAGGGAAATGCCTTCTCTATACTTGGTAGCCATAGGAATCCCATGTTCTGCTGTACATGCCACGTGCATTAATGAGTGAAAACCAGAATGGTGGCATAGCACCAAATTATAAAACTATAAATTATAAAAGGTGCAAAACGCATTCTTACCCGTTTCTTTGTATGTTCATATTCAGCTTTCTATAAcgagaaatataaaaatatatatgtaatagGTCCGGTAAAATCAATAATTAAAACCTGAAAGGTGGCATAGCACTGAATTATAGAACTTAGGTGCAAAATTAATTCTTACCAGTTTCTTTGTATTCATCGTCAACTTTCTACAAGGAgcaatacaaaaatatacatgtaATAACTCTGGTAAAAGgaataattaaaaaatagaaaGGAGGCATAGTAACTGAATTATAGAATTTAGGTGCAAAACTCATTCTTACCAGTTTCTTTTAATGTTCATTGTCAACTTTTTACAAGGAGAAATCTAAAAATGTATATGTAATAAGTCTCGTAAAAGCAATAATTAAAACCAGAAAGGTGGCATAGCACTGAATTATAGAACTTAGGTGCAAAATTAATTCTTACTGATTTCTTTTTGTATTCGTCAACTTTCTACaaagagaaatataaaaatataccgtattttccggcatacccaggaaaatcttctctAAAGTCGGGGGTAGACTTATACCCtgggaatacgctgtagaaaaaaaataaaaaatcaatactccccattgctttctggatgcaagGCTTGAATGCCACGCCTCCAGAAAACTAATgccctgattggctaactcagcgcggcgtcagccaattaaagccagcgctgggttaaccaatcacagcaattccaATGACATCAGCGCAAAATGAGTTCTTACCAGTAAGTATTCTATCCAGCAATCATTTACAAACCAAACTTCAGGTGtgttctaaaaacgcacctcttcagagaggcataccatattccctaaaccaaatccctctttactctgcctgataacatgcttcctgtcctagcgactgcaattcctgctagccgttATCAACCGACACCTGCAgccataccgattcagccactatacggcccaatttgactattgtctatgtgtattgtgtagtggcccagaacattcATTC
This window contains:
- the LOC136622593 gene encoding apolipoprotein L3-like is translated as MGTTWVAPSLKCSSGQLYKKKIRNKKKVDEYKKKSKAEYEHTKKRIKEVTEYQRSIVEDLLTVISDCNKKLLAIAKDLDILHRGATIASVTGSSFGIVGGITTLAGLALAPVTFGTSLMVTAIGVGVAAGGGIAGASASILNIVNTKRKCSEAEDIVKTVDGKLKTFETVCKKQHSLIKALEAMENTGEIADALRSGGRVALVGLELGRLAQLEKLSAVAASGAQLAARGVKVVTAVTVGFAALFMFIDAVFLVKGIQELENDTKTKEATEIRKYVEAFQKLHQDLKGVAEKIAVIECI